AGGGCCCGACGCACCAACATCTGCACGCCATTGCCGACCCAGTCGCGTACCGACTCGATCCCAGCGGGCTTGCGACCCAACTTGAGCAGCATCTGGTCCACCGCTGCCGCCAGGTCTGGCACCGAGTCGATCAACGTACCGTCCAGATCGAACATCACCAGCCGGGGCAGTTTGCCGGAGAACAGCTGCTCAAAGCCGCTCATGGACGCGCCAACGCCAGTTCGGCGCGCATCTTGTCGATCACGTCCTGATAGTTCGGCGCGTTGAAGATCGCCGAGCCGGCCACGAACGTGTCAGCGCCAGCAGCGGCAATTTCACGGATATTGTTGACGTTGACCCCGCCGTCGATTTCCAGGCGGATATCACGGCCCGAGGCATCGATCAGCGCGCGGGCTTCGCGCAGCTTGTCGAGGGTGCCGGGGATGAACTTCTGCCCGCCGAAACCTGGGTTGACGCTCATCAGCAGCACCATGTCGACCTTGTCCATCACGTACTTGAGCACGTCCAGCGGAGTGGCCGGGTTGAACACCAGGCCCGCCTTGCAACCGCCTTCACGGATCAGTTGCAGGGTGCGGTCGACGTGCAGCGTCGCTTCCGGGTGGAAGGTGATGTAGGTCGCGCCGGCTTCGATGAAGTCGCCGATGATGCGGTCTACCGGGCTGACCATCAGGTGCGCGTCGATCGGCGCGGTCACGCCGTATTTGCGCAACGCCGCGCAGACCATCGGGCCGATGGTCAGGTTGGGCACGTAATGGTTGTCCATGACATCGAAGTGCACGAAGTCGGCACCGGCGGCCAACACGTTATCCACTTCCTCACCCAGGCGGGCGAAATCGGCGGAGAGAATCGATGGGGCAATAACGAAGGGCTGCATGACGCACCTTTTCTGAGCTAAATCACGATGGCGCGCATTGTATACCTCATGCTTTGCTGCGCGCACCGTGACCTGGCTCAATGGCTAGTACGCGGCCCGGTAGATTTTCTCGATATCCGCCACGCTGAGCTTGCGTGGGTTGTTGCGCATCAGCCGTTCGATCCCCGCAGCTTCCGTGGCCATGCCAGGGATCGCACCTTCGGGGATCCCGAAACTGCGCAGCCCTGCCGGGATCTCCACTGCCGCGCAGAGTCGCGTCATCGCCTCGACCGCCTGGTCGGCTGCGTCATTGGCACTCAACCCTGTGATGTTCACGCCC
The genomic region above belongs to Pseudomonas sp. S35 and contains:
- the rpe gene encoding ribulose-phosphate 3-epimerase, whose protein sequence is MQPFVIAPSILSADFARLGEEVDNVLAAGADFVHFDVMDNHYVPNLTIGPMVCAALRKYGVTAPIDAHLMVSPVDRIIGDFIEAGATYITFHPEATLHVDRTLQLIREGGCKAGLVFNPATPLDVLKYVMDKVDMVLLMSVNPGFGGQKFIPGTLDKLREARALIDASGRDIRLEIDGGVNVNNIREIAAAGADTFVAGSAIFNAPNYQDVIDKMRAELALARP